One segment of Paenibacillus sp. FSL R7-0337 DNA contains the following:
- a CDS encoding LL-diaminopimelate aminotransferase, with protein MSIEHYQATFIQTNFADRIGGEGYGKDTSIYKFEKIKRAKASAKQDFPNIELIDMGVGEPDEMADEGIVSRLALEAAKEENRGYSDNGIPEFKDAAAVYLKEVFQVDGIDPVTEIVHSIGSKPALAMLPSVFINPGDITIMTIPGYPVLGTHTKYLGGQVYSVELKKENNFLPDLNSIPEDVARKAKLLYLNYPNNPTGASATPEFFTEVVAWAKKYDVVVIHDAPYAALTYDGVKPLSFLSVPGAKDVGVELHSLSKSYNMTGWRIGFVAGNPLIVKAFSDVKDNNDSGQFIAIQKAAAYGLSHPEITEAIAVKYSRRHNMLVDALNSLGFKAEKPKGSFFLYVAAPKGVKGGRRFESGEDFSQFLIREKLISTVPWDDAGAFVRFSVTFVAKGEEEEKRVISEIQRRLSDVEFEF; from the coding sequence ATGAGTATTGAACACTATCAGGCTACATTCATTCAGACGAATTTTGCAGACCGCATCGGCGGCGAAGGATACGGCAAGGACACCTCCATCTACAAATTTGAGAAAATCAAACGCGCCAAAGCCTCGGCGAAGCAGGATTTTCCGAACATTGAACTGATCGACATGGGCGTCGGCGAGCCGGACGAAATGGCAGATGAAGGCATTGTGTCCAGACTTGCACTGGAAGCGGCCAAGGAAGAGAACCGCGGCTACTCCGATAACGGTATTCCTGAATTCAAGGACGCTGCGGCCGTGTATCTTAAGGAAGTTTTTCAGGTGGACGGAATTGACCCTGTAACGGAAATCGTGCATTCGATCGGCTCGAAGCCTGCGCTGGCTATGCTGCCATCCGTATTCATTAATCCGGGCGACATCACGATCATGACCATTCCGGGCTATCCGGTGCTGGGTACTCATACCAAGTATCTGGGGGGACAAGTCTACTCCGTGGAGCTTAAGAAGGAGAACAACTTCCTGCCTGACCTGAACTCCATTCCTGAGGATGTAGCCCGCAAGGCGAAGCTGCTCTACCTCAACTATCCGAACAACCCTACCGGTGCAAGTGCCACACCTGAATTCTTCACTGAAGTAGTGGCCTGGGCCAAAAAATATGATGTAGTCGTAATCCATGACGCTCCTTATGCTGCATTGACGTATGACGGCGTGAAGCCGCTGAGCTTCCTGTCCGTGCCTGGTGCCAAGGATGTCGGTGTTGAGCTGCACTCCCTGTCCAAGTCCTATAACATGACCGGCTGGAGAATCGGCTTCGTGGCCGGCAACCCGCTGATCGTGAAGGCGTTCAGTGATGTGAAGGACAACAATGATTCCGGCCAGTTCATCGCGATTCAAAAAGCTGCTGCTTACGGTCTCTCTCATCCTGAGATTACCGAAGCTATTGCCGTCAAGTACTCCCGCCGCCACAACATGCTGGTGGATGCGCTGAACAGCCTGGGCTTCAAGGCCGAGAAGCCGAAGGGCTCCTTCTTCCTCTATGTAGCCGCGCCAAAAGGCGTCAAGGGCGGACGCCGCTTCGAATCCGGCGAGGATTTCTCACAGTTTCTGATCCGTGAGAAGCTCATCTCCACCGTGCCTTGGGATGATGCCGGCGCGTTCGTGCGTTTCTCCGTGACCTTCGTCGCCAAGGGCGAGGAAGAGGAGAAGCGTGTCATCTCCGAAATTCAAAGACGTCTGAGCGACGTTGAATTTGAATTTTAA
- a CDS encoding aspartate carbamoyltransferase catalytic subunit, translating into MMTATKVKERSLLGMKELAGSEINQLLDRTAYWDNQSEKLTPVLRAHFVANMFFENSTRTRFSFEMAEKRLGVQVLNFTAAASSVEKGESIYDTVRTLESMGIDAGVVRLKPAGVLQQLAEKVGVPLINAGDGNNEHPTQALLDLYTMRKHFGGLKGLKVSIIGDIMHSRVARSNLWALTKLGASVQFCAPVNMQAPELAAYAPYVSMEEALKADVVMMLRVQLERHASGIILSAEQYREHFGLTEERASRLDPATIIMHPAPVNRNVEIDDAVVESSQSRIFPQMANGVPVRMAVMERALQ; encoded by the coding sequence ATGATGACGGCAACCAAAGTGAAGGAACGCAGTCTGCTGGGGATGAAGGAGCTGGCGGGGTCGGAGATTAACCAGCTGTTAGACAGAACAGCCTACTGGGATAATCAGAGCGAGAAGCTCACGCCGGTGTTGAGAGCACATTTTGTTGCCAATATGTTTTTCGAGAATAGTACAAGAACCCGCTTTTCCTTCGAAATGGCCGAGAAACGCCTGGGTGTACAAGTACTTAACTTCACGGCTGCGGCCTCCAGTGTAGAGAAGGGCGAGTCCATCTACGACACAGTGCGCACACTGGAGTCAATGGGCATCGATGCCGGAGTGGTCCGGCTGAAGCCAGCCGGGGTACTGCAGCAGCTAGCCGAGAAGGTAGGCGTTCCGCTGATCAATGCCGGGGACGGCAACAACGAACATCCGACGCAGGCGCTGCTGGACCTGTACACGATGCGCAAGCATTTTGGCGGATTGAAGGGCTTGAAGGTTTCGATTATTGGGGATATTATGCACAGCCGGGTCGCACGGTCCAACCTCTGGGCACTCACCAAATTGGGGGCAAGCGTGCAGTTCTGCGCACCGGTGAATATGCAGGCTCCTGAGCTTGCGGCCTACGCTCCATATGTGTCTATGGAAGAAGCGCTGAAAGCGGATGTGGTCATGATGCTGAGAGTGCAGCTGGAGCGGCATGCCTCAGGTATTATTTTATCGGCTGAGCAGTACCGGGAGCACTTCGGGCTGACCGAGGAACGGGCGTCGAGACTGGACCCGGCAACGATCATCATGCACCCGGCGCCGGTGAACCGCAATGTGGAGATCGACGATGCGGTGGTGGAGAGCAGCCAGTCCCGGATTTTCCCGCAGATGGCGAACGGAGTGCCGGTACGGATGGCTGTTATGGAGCGGGCGCTGCAATAG
- the pyrR gene encoding bifunctional pyr operon transcriptional regulator/uracil phosphoribosyltransferase PyrR, protein MVTEKNVIMDETAIRRALSRIAHEILEKNKGIENCLLVGIRTRGIYLAQRIAERIKEIEGVDIPYGELDITHYRDDREGGGDNRDAMDKTVVNSNLILPPGSSGTRDKKVILFDDVLYTGRTIRAAMDALMDCGRPRMIQLAVLADRGHRELPIRPDYIGKNVPTSRHEQIEVSLSEYDGKDEVYIISNREER, encoded by the coding sequence ATGGTTACTGAAAAAAATGTCATTATGGACGAAACGGCGATTCGCCGGGCACTGTCACGCATTGCACATGAGATTTTGGAGAAAAACAAGGGTATCGAGAATTGCCTGCTGGTCGGCATCCGGACCCGGGGGATCTACCTGGCTCAGCGGATCGCAGAGCGGATTAAGGAAATTGAAGGTGTGGACATCCCTTACGGGGAGCTGGACATTACCCATTACCGTGATGACCGCGAAGGCGGCGGGGACAACCGGGACGCGATGGATAAGACAGTTGTGAACAGCAACCTGATCCTGCCTCCGGGCTCGAGCGGCACCCGGGACAAGAAAGTGATCCTGTTCGACGATGTACTGTACACCGGAAGAACGATCCGCGCGGCAATGGATGCGCTGATGGATTGCGGACGGCCCCGGATGATCCAGCTGGCTGTACTGGCTGACCGCGGCCACCGGGAACTGCCGATCCGCCCCGATTATATCGGCAAGAACGTACCTACCTCCAGGCATGAGCAGATTGAAGTGTCCCTGAGCGAATATGACGGCAAGGACGAAGTGTACATTATTTCAAACCGGGAGGAACGATAA
- a CDS encoding GNAT family N-acetyltransferase, translating to MNMEFITIEEWDEAWWGRMERIYHEAFPSGAKTKGILRSMLNRGIGYLHAGVHQGVVVAMAVTGVVGQAADKILIIDYLAVDKLLRGEGTGTWILEQIKAWAVQEHGIRGVIIEAESGATESHKERIHFWERNGFVLTSYVHQYRMVPEPYQAMMLPLGETANVPDDGEALFLYINAFHRVAYREG from the coding sequence ATGAACATGGAGTTTATTACTATAGAAGAGTGGGATGAAGCGTGGTGGGGGCGGATGGAGCGGATCTACCATGAGGCTTTTCCGAGCGGGGCTAAGACTAAGGGGATTCTGCGCAGTATGCTGAACCGGGGGATTGGCTACTTACATGCGGGGGTGCATCAGGGGGTGGTTGTCGCGATGGCTGTTACCGGTGTAGTGGGACAAGCTGCGGACAAGATCCTGATTATCGATTACCTGGCAGTAGATAAGCTATTGCGCGGGGAGGGTACGGGGACCTGGATACTGGAGCAGATCAAAGCTTGGGCGGTGCAGGAACATGGCATCCGGGGAGTCATCATCGAAGCGGAATCGGGGGCTACGGAGTCGCACAAGGAGCGTATTCATTTCTGGGAGCGGAACGGATTCGTCCTGACCTCCTATGTGCATCAATATCGAATGGTACCGGAGCCTTATCAGGCCATGATGCTTCCGCTGGGTGAAACGGCGAATGTGCCGGATGATGGTGAAGCGCTGTTTCTATACATTAATGCTTTCCATCGGGTGGCTTACCGGGAGGGTTAG
- a CDS encoding dihydroorotase yields MTVIIKNASVLNEEGVLERKHIVVQDGIISKIQDAAEAVEEAGETVEAEGKLLIPGLIDMHVHLREPGFEHKETIETGARSAAKGGFTTIACMPNTRPVTDSAEIVQLVKDKAREAGLVKVLPYAAITKNELGRELTDFAALKEAGAIGFTDDGVGVQSAQMMKDAMKLAKELDMPVIAHCEDNSLVEGAPVAEGTFADKHGLKGIPNESEAIHVGRDILLSEATGVHYHVCHVSTEQSVRLIRQAKQIGIKVTAEVCPHHLLLSEEDIPGMDANWKMNPPLRSRRDVEACIEGLLDGTLDIIVTDHAPHSEEEKAKGMQLAPFGIVGFETAFPLLYTAFVATGKWDLSLLVQRMTADPARVFRLNTGSLTVGAPADLTLIDLNEEKAVDPATFVSKGRNTPFTGWKLKGWPVKTWVDGTAVWSEA; encoded by the coding sequence ATAACCGTGATCATCAAAAATGCCAGTGTACTGAACGAAGAAGGCGTACTGGAGCGCAAGCATATTGTTGTGCAGGACGGAATTATCTCGAAGATTCAGGATGCCGCGGAAGCGGTAGAGGAAGCCGGAGAGACCGTTGAAGCGGAAGGTAAGCTGCTGATACCGGGACTGATCGATATGCATGTGCACCTGCGTGAGCCGGGCTTCGAGCATAAGGAAACCATTGAGACGGGTGCGCGTTCGGCGGCCAAGGGCGGATTCACTACAATAGCCTGTATGCCGAACACACGCCCGGTAACTGACAGTGCAGAGATCGTACAGCTGGTTAAGGATAAGGCGCGCGAAGCGGGACTTGTGAAGGTTCTGCCTTACGCGGCCATTACCAAGAATGAGCTGGGACGCGAGCTGACGGATTTTGCGGCACTGAAGGAAGCGGGAGCGATCGGCTTCACCGATGACGGCGTAGGCGTGCAGAGTGCGCAGATGATGAAGGATGCAATGAAGCTGGCGAAGGAACTGGATATGCCGGTGATTGCCCACTGTGAGGATAACTCGCTGGTAGAAGGAGCGCCGGTAGCTGAGGGCACTTTTGCCGACAAGCATGGCCTGAAGGGAATTCCGAATGAGTCGGAAGCCATTCATGTAGGCCGTGACATTCTGTTGTCTGAAGCAACGGGTGTTCACTATCATGTGTGCCATGTCAGCACCGAGCAATCGGTCCGGCTGATCCGCCAGGCGAAGCAAATCGGCATTAAGGTGACCGCCGAGGTATGCCCGCATCATCTGCTGCTCTCGGAGGAAGATATTCCGGGCATGGACGCCAATTGGAAAATGAACCCGCCGCTGCGCTCGCGACGCGACGTGGAAGCTTGCATCGAAGGGCTGCTGGACGGCACGCTGGATATCATCGTGACTGACCATGCCCCGCACAGCGAGGAAGAGAAAGCCAAAGGCATGCAGCTTGCACCGTTTGGCATCGTCGGTTTTGAGACGGCCTTCCCGCTGCTGTATACCGCTTTTGTGGCCACAGGCAAATGGGATCTGTCCCTGCTGGTGCAGCGGATGACCGCTGATCCGGCCCGGGTGTTCAGACTGAATACAGGCAGCCTTACAGTAGGGGCTCCTGCTGATCTGACCCTGATTGACTTGAATGAAGAGAAGGCAGTAGATCCTGCAACGTTTGTGAGCAAAGGCCGCAATACACCTTTTACCGGATGGAAGCTTAAGGGCTGGCCGGTGAAGACCTGGGTAGACGGCACAGCCGTATGGAGTGAGGCTTAA